A segment of the Prochlorococcus sp. RS04 genome:
TCTTTAGCTCTAGCTCATGTCGATATTGAAGATGATGCTGTACTCGTCAAACAATGGTCAGAAACTGACTTTAGAACTAATGAAAATCCATGGTGGGCATAAAAAAATGAAAGGTCTTAAAAATCAAATCATGAAAAAAACAAGTTTACTTATCTGTACTCTGCTTTTCATTTCAAGCATTGTATTTTATCCAAAAATCAGTTTTGCTTATCCATTTTGGGCTCAGCAAAACTACGAATCCCCAAGAGAAGCCACAGGTAAGATAGTCTGTGCAAATTGTCATCTAGCTCAGATGCCTACAATTGCAGAGGTTCCACAATCTGTTGGAGCAGACAGTGTTTTCAAAGCTGTAGTCAAAATACCCTACAAAAATGATTTAAAAGAGATAGGGGCTGATGGTTCTGAAGTCCCATTACAAGTCGGTGCTGTTGTAATGCTGCCTGATGGCTTTAAACTTGCTCCACAAGAAAGATGGACCGAAGAAATAAAAGAGGAGACAGAAGGGGTTTATTTCACTAACTACAGTGAAGAGAAAGATAATATTATTATTGTCGGACCTTTACCTGGCGATACCAATAAAGAAATCGTTTTCCCTGTACTTTCCCCTGACCCATCCACTAATAAAGAATATCACTATGGGAAATACTCATTACATATTGGTGGCAATAGAGGTAGAGGTCAGGTATATCCGACTGGAGACAAGAGCAATAATGTAGTATTCACTTCTTC
Coding sequences within it:
- the petA gene encoding cytochrome f produces the protein MMKKTSLLICTLLFISSIVFYPKISFAYPFWAQQNYESPREATGKIVCANCHLAQMPTIAEVPQSVGADSVFKAVVKIPYKNDLKEIGADGSEVPLQVGAVVMLPDGFKLAPQERWTEEIKEETEGVYFTNYSEEKDNIIIVGPLPGDTNKEIVFPVLSPDPSTNKEYHYGKYSLHIGGNRGRGQVYPTGDKSNNVVFTSSTAGTINSIATIEDGSYQVNIENDNGEITTEAVPVGPQLIVKAQDKINVGDPLTNDPNVGGFGQLDAEVVLQSPYRVIGLIAFFIGVGLTQILLVLKKKQVEKVQAAEGI